The Zea mays cultivar B73 chromosome 7, Zm-B73-REFERENCE-NAM-5.0, whole genome shotgun sequence DNA segment gaagcaatccaagcgcaagagctcaaaagaacacggcaaatctctctcgctaatcactaaagccttgtgtggaattggagaggatttgatcacttgggtgtgtctagaattgaatgcctagctcttgtaagtggttgagaagtggaaaacttggatgcaatgaatggtgggtggttgggggtatttatagccccaaccaccaaactagctgtttggtgaggctgactgtcgtatggtgcaccggacagtccagtgcacatcggacatgtccggtgcgccagccacgtcaccaaagccgttgggttccgaccgttggagctctgacttctgggcccgcctggatgtccggtggcgcaccggacatgtactgtagagtgtccggtgcgccaatatgggcgtgtctgacgcctgcgcgctctggcgcgtattaattgctgttgcaggcgaccgttggcgcgaagtagccattgccccgcagttacaccggacagtccggtgtgcaccggacatgtccggtgaattatagcggagcagccgtttgtagtttcccgaagctggcgagttcctgaggccgctcttccctggagcaccggacactgtccggtgtacagcggacagtccggtgaattatagtggagttgcctctggactttcccgaaggtgacgagtttgcgctggagtcctctggtgcaccggacatgtccggtggcacaccggacagtccggtgcgccagaccagatgtgccttcggttgtccttttgctcttttgttgaacccaatacttggtctttttattggctaagtgtgaacctttggcacctgtataacttatacactagagtaaactagttagtccaattatttgtgttgggcaattcaaccaccaaaattatttagggactaggtgtaagcctaattccctttcacaaacatttcagcaatggagagcaaaatccttgtttatacaattccccttctattattacgtaGGGCCTTGACCtagcttccattcttttgttCTAAGCTTCGTCATTCGAAAGACAATTGCTATGCAAAAAAGATAcagtctcagtcctccaatcttcaccgtgtactggtgagattgtaagcactgctcgctccatgagctcgatcgaaggtgcttttattgtttcaaaaatacttccgaagatagtgggagcccctgtgccgttgACTTGGCTAATaggtctgcatgctcattttctcctcttgggatattctttacagagaagccttcgaaagaggcttccattCTTCGTACTGTGTCCAGACACTTCTCGAGCTTCAGATCTCTTCCTTTACTGCTTTTGTCAATATGGCCTGTAATAACTTGTGAGTCAGATTTGAGGAtttcccttcttattcccattgccttaagctttcgaagccccaagagaagggcttcgtactctacaatgttatttgtgcagttgaatTCTAGCCTTGCTACGTAGCAGGTTCTGATtttagatggtgaaattagaatggcagttgctcctgcgccgaaggttccccatgacccatcacaaaACTCTATCCAAGCTTCATCATCTTTTTATTATTTCTTCGTCCTaagcccctagcgtccagtcagcgatgaaataTGCTAATGtctgagattgaattgaagatctatgaacataatctatGGTGAATTCATTCAGCTCTACAGCCCACTTTCCAACTCTTCATGTGGCTTCTCTATTCCTTATTATATCCTTGAGAGCCTGAGAAGAAGGTACTATGATATGGTATGACTGAcaataatgctgaagcttccttgaggccatcaatacaacatatagtaccttctctagctctgtgtaatttttcttcgaTGGGATGAGTACTTCAGAGACAAAATACACTGGTACTTGTCTCTttgcttggccatcttgcttttcTTACACCAACGTTGCACTGACTGCAGCGTGGGAAGTAGCTACATACAACAACACTGGGGCTCCTGACGAAGGTGGGGTTAAAGTTGTCagttctatcaagtattgcttcagctcttcaaaagACTTTTGCTGAGTTGGTCCCCACATAGCCTCAtgctgccatctttcttcttcacgaagaGCACTAGGGCTCCCCAAGGTGATGCAGCTGGTCTAATGAAACCCTTCTGTTGAAGCTCTTCAAGTTGCTTCTTTAGCTCTGCAAGTTCTGGGGCTGCTAGTCGATAAGCATTATTGGCTATCGGCTTGGTTCCATGGACAAGATCAATAGTGAACTCCACATCACGCTCAGGGGGGCATGCCGGGAAGTTCATCCGGAAACACCTCAGCAAACTCTTGAACTATCGGCACATCTTCTGGTGATTCTGCCTGGATGTGGTTCACCATTGCCTCTAACAAGCTAGGGTGGATCAGACTAGTGACTGCTACCCCTTGATGGTTGGTGATTGTCACTGCCCTTTCAGCACATGCTTTGTTACCTCGGTGTTTGGTGAGCCAATCCATACCGAGTATGACATCTATGCCCTTGGAAGCAAGAACCACAAGGTTGGCAAGGAAGGCTACCCCACTTAGGTTTATAGGGAGGTCTATGACACCTAAGTGGCAGGGTATATGACCTCCAGGGGAACGGGTCATTAGTGGCCTCTTAAGGGCTATAGTAGGTATATCATTCTTTTTCACAAAATGTGATGATATAAAGGAGTGGCATGGTCCAGAATCAAAAAGCACTGAAGCTAAAACTGAGTTAACTAGGAACTCACCAAATATCACCCCTGGTGCTTCTTCAGCTTCTTCTGAATATACATGGTTCACTTTGGCTTTTCCAAATGATTGTTGAATTTTAGCTGGTGTGGTACGGTTAGCTCCAGTTGGTTGTCTTGGTCCATTCACAGAGTTGGAGAAAACTGACGGTGCTGGTTGATTCTTGTATGGGCAGTTGGCAATGAGATGGCCTCTCTCACggatatggaagcatgctctcatATTGGTCACTTGGCTTCCTCCACCCATCTGTTGAGTATGGAAAGTGCCTTGAGTCTTCTGGAGTGGAGCTGATTGAGCTAGTTTCTGGAAAGAACTAGGGTGCGCCTTGGGCGGCATTGCACCCTGGCTCCGGTGGCTTGAGTGAGCAGGAAACTGAGTTCTCTGAAACTTCTCAGGCTGTTGGGGCTTCTTGCTCTCAAACCGACGCTTGCGCTCATTGAACTCCGCCTTTTTGTTTCTTTCGGTGGTGATTGCTCTGTTAACCATGGCATTAAAGTCATTATGGACAGTGACTTCCACAATGGTCCTAATCTCAGAGTTAAGGCCACTAAGAAAGGCTTCCTGCTTCTTCTCATCATCATTGAtatcttcaggagcataacgagacaATTCTGTAAACTTGTGAATGTTTTCTAACACGGACATGGCGCCTTGACGAAGCTTTCTGAACTCATCTTTCTTAAGCTTCATCATACTGCTAGGAATATGCTACTCTCGAAATATCTTGACAAAATCAGCCCAACCCATTACAACTACATCTTCATTAACCTCTCGATAACTTTGCCACCAAGCAAGAGCCTGTCCCCTTAATTGCTGCACCGCAAGTAAGACCTTGTCCCTGTCATCGGCATGGATGACCTCAAGCTTCATCTCAATCTCACACAACCAATCATCTGCCTCGATCGGGTTGTCAGATCCCCCAAACTTTGGTGGTTGCAAGCGGTGGAAATCCGCAATGACGCTGCCATTGCCATTATGATGAGTACAGGTCTAGGATTGCCTTGATTTCCTTGAGCTTGAGCAGTGATAGTGGTCACTAGAGCCTCTAGAAGTCTATTCTGCTGATACATCATGGTTGCTAGgtcgacaggagcaggagcaggaggggCTTGGGGTAGAGGGCGGCTCTTTATCGAGTCAGCAGGGTTCTCAGATAGTCTGGGGAGAGCGTTACTAGATTCATCCCCACAACCCGCACCATGAGCACCCATAACTCGGTTAGAGCGGCGTGACATCTGTGTTGAATATTAGGTATGTTAGTAACTTCTTAGGGAAAATGTTGCTAAAAGCAATTTTAAGTTTTTTTTGAAAGTTGACATTTGGCAGTTTATTTAGTCCCATTTTGGTTGATAAAATTTTAAGTGTTGTTTTATTTTTTTGAATTTAGTGGGGTCACACACAAGCACACAAACATCAATCATTCAAGCACAAAGCAAGCACACCAATCATAGTTTTAATATAGCAGGGGTACACATTTTTTAGCGGTCTAGCCCTAAGGGGTGACCGATACAACTTAAACATCGGTCCCTATGATGGTCTCTCTAGGTCCTTCTTCATCATCTGGCCGAGGCGATGCAGGAGGTGTGGGTGTTGCTGGTCCACAAATCCTTCTGCGGGGTTGGAACAGGTACAATGGGGTTCCTTCAAGCACGTTGGTTCCATCAGAGTTCTGGGGGTGAGGGTCTTTGCGCTTGACATGGTCCACCAGGGAGATGTCCCTCAGGAGCTTGCTATGGTGGTCAGCTTGCTCCCAAACTTTCTCTTCTGCAAGGGCGACACAGCTTTCGGCGTTAGCCACATGGGCTTCTGCCTGGGCCAAGTCCAACCTCGACTTCCTCCAACGGACTTCTGCTTCCTCAGCACGCTGAGTCAGGGCTCTCGCACGCCGGCAAAATTGGTCGCACAGGTCATCGAGGCTGAGCAAATAGCCCGACATAGCGACAATCATGGGGTCTTTCTCAGCTGCTTTGAGGCTTCCCAGACTCCCCAAGTTGCGAATTCGGGCCGCCCAAGCGGGATGATTGCGATCCAGCGGTGGAAAGTACTTCATGGGTGTGGAACCCAAGTGCCATTCAAACAACTTGCACAAGTACCGAAGAGCCTTGCGTGCGGTTAGCTGGTAGGTGTCCTTCAGGCGATGATCGGTCGTAGTGATGCTCCAGGGCCTCACTTCTGGAAACTTGTCGCTGGTGCCGATGTGGACGGAGACCTGGCAGGCTTTGGTTCCACGCTCCATGTATACTTTGCCAACATACTCCGGACGATCCATGATGCCGAGGCGGACAGTTGTGGCATAGAGCACCTTCAGGAAACCATCTTCTTCGAGGCAATAGGTGGTTACCCAGTCACCAACCATCTGATTGTTCAAGGAGATGAGGTTAGCATAACAAGGTAAGTTTGTCAAGGATTTGTCGGGGTAAGGAAAGACCGTCCTAGGGCTCCTGCAGGCTTGTTTAGCTAACGTGGCACGCCCTATAGCCAAGtatgcctctgataccacttgaagcGTCTCGGTCTAATGACCGAAACTAAACATGCATAGATATACTAGAATACAGAATTCTAGTACCATGCTCAAGTGGTGCCATAACATACAAGGCTTTTATTTAGTACATTCTAATAATACGATAATAGAAACTAGAAATagaatagtggtggtgaagaacgCGACTGCGAGCTCCTCGTTGGACATGGCGTCTGCTACAACACAATGGCACCACAGGGGACTTGGGTGTAGGAACGCGCTACTCGTCGGGCACAAAGTCAGGGTCCTCTGCAACAAATCATCAACGGGTGAGCACAAAGGTACTCAGCAAGTCCCACCTCGCCCTTACGGTGAGGGAGTTACATCATGCATGAATCATTGACAAATGTTAAATATAGAAGTGATTAACGAGTGTAAACTAAAGGTAAAACCCATAACCACCCTCCATAGCCAGCAGGTAGCTCAACTAGTTGAAGTGTCCACACCATAACCTGTCCTATACCGAGGACACGGACCATTCGAATGGtttatacactctgcagaggttgtacgttGTACCACTACACGACGGTTTACTTAcaacgacctacggttggttgctaaaacggccttcagcgacctacggttggtcgctaaaaacttttagcgacccataaggatggtcgctgtaagtgccatcgctaaaggctttagcgaccgacatctttttagcgaccgaccgtctaTTGCTAATATTgtacatttagcgaccaaccgagggttgctgtactatagatttagcaaccaaccgtaagtcgtcatactatacatttagcaaccaacagaaagtcgccctttttacagttgttattaataataatatacaattaATTAAGCAGCACAAATCACAtattttatacacaaatcataaagacatacacagttaatcagtataccacaatcatagatccatcacataaacacaaaagcatcacaattataatatcattcacgactagatcagtcacaaaagcaccacaacgacatcactccagcttgaagcagttcaaaagcccacaactacatcactaatgtttcatatcactccagctattgttcaaaagcccacaactacatcactctagctgctccagagttgatcagtcacaaaagcaccaaagctacactaatgcttcaagcagttcaaaagccttcagacaaccacTCCAGCTTCTTGTATCCTCCTGTTTTAAGGTACAAGCTTTCTTTGTCCAGAACCCTAGAAAAAAGTACATCAAATTAGTATATTGTTGCTACATTTGCAAATAAAAATACAATTTTGATGCCTTATCTACCTCCACTAGACGGTGTTGCAGCCTTATGCACCAACATCCAAGCTCATTTAAAGACCACTCCAAATAGTCCATATTATTATACTGATTCTTCAATATGACATCCCCGATGCATATGATACATCCAAGGAATAGGGAAACTTTtgaaccatcaagaataaatcaTTTTACTAGGGAACATTTAAAAGAATTGACGGTTGAGGATCATTTTACAGAAGGATGTTTTGCACACAAAAAAAGGATGTGTTGTCTTTCAGGCTTTTTCCATAATACAAGAAGCACACACGTGAATAACAAAATTGAGGCCTTGAAAATTGCAGGAAAAACAACCTCAAAGTTACCTGCTCACACTCTATGAGTTTCTGTTGAGCACCATCAAAATCATAGTTTACATATAAGCATTCCAGAAATTCAGTTACGGGATCCTTGTAGCTATGGTGCTCCTGTTGAATGACCTTAATCAACTCTTCAAGCATATTCCTTCTCCTTTTGTTGACAACAACTGCAGTAGCTAGATACCTAATAAGATGGTGTGCATTTGTCTGTATAGCATTCAAGTACCTGCAAGGGAAACAAGTGAATGTAAATTTACTAGTATATTCTGAGCATACATAATCTTAAAGACAAAAAATAGTAGAGACTCAAACTGGATTACACAGTTGCAAAAGAACGAGTTTGGATCAAGCTCAAATTTCTCCAAAAAAAAAGAATTATGTGAAACCTACTAGTGGAAAACAGTGTAGTTCTAAACATGCACGTATATCACCTGATACATTTATTTAAGAATAGAAAACTAAGAACTTCGTCAATAAAAAATGCAGTGTTCACTAATTATGAATCAAAATATCTATGTGCATCTAAACAGAAATGTGGAGATGTCGAAGAATGTTTTAATATCTCAATAActgttgataataaaatgctgCTCCCAAAACTACTATTGCCAGAATGGTACAAATTGTAATTTCATGTCAACAAATGACAAATATTGAGATTGTAACAGACAAACCTGTCCTGGAAGAACAGATCAATGATCCCATTTCTACCATTTTCATGGTTAAAGAAGATGAACAGAGCCCAATGCATCAGCCATATCCTGTTCTAGAGCTGATTCAGAGGTGATGAGAAGTTCTGCCCAAAGATCAGGAAGGAACATGGTTGGTGATATAGTGTACACAAAGAACAAAGAACACAGAACAAAGCACGTCCCGGTTAGAACCTTTGAATCAATTATTTCCTTCAAGCGGTTGAGTTCCTCCAAAGCTACGTCCCAGTTCTGCATTAGGATTTCTGCTGCCAGCTTTCCCCAGACGGCACTCACATTTCGCTCACTGTTTGTGCACAAAGCACGATACTGGTAAAGGTAATCAGCAGCCCCTGAGTAGTTACCACACTCAAACTGAAATTTGGCGTACTGATACAGAGCTTCAATCTGGTCAGGACTTGCTTCACGTTACTGCTTGGTGATAAGAATACACCAATGCAAAGGATGCATCCAGCTTCTTTGCCAATCATGGCAGTTTTAAGATGTAGAGTTTATGTAAGATTGTCTGCCTTCTTCACTTCCTTTAATTCATCCATACATTGCTAGTTGTAGTGCTACCTGAGTTATTATATGTATCCATTCACATAGAGAAACAATTAGATTAATTATAAATCAGATGGCTACTCAGTCACCAAGCTTACGGTAATAGATTAATCTTTCAATAGAAAAATTACCTACTGCTAAGCAGACCACACTAGTAAAAAGATCAACTTCAATAGTAGTCAAAGCTGCTATGAAATTCTTGTCGTAGATTAAAGAGATAGTGCTTGGAGCATACATAGAGATGCGTAGAACAATTCTGTCAACATTTGTGGAATTTAGAAACACGGTTCCATGGAATTACTTGACATAAATATTGGCAGTGAAATGAATGAGGTAGTACATAGAACTTACCTAAAGAGGAGCAGAACAGTCGTATGAGCAATTGTGAAATGAATGAGTGTAGCTTCATAGGAATTCTtgatgtttaaaaataataaatataTGAGCATCCATATGTCTAAGGAATATTTTTTGTTAACAACAATTGGACTTCAATTATTAATCTATATGTAAGTGTACAAATTGGAAAACTATAACTGTCCTGAGATAACAGTAAAGAGGTATAAGCAATCAACAAAGCAGCAAAAATATTAATAGGTCACATAAACATAGTGCATAAGATTAAATATCGTCAATGAAATCAATAGTCTTTAGAACTCACTTATGGACGGCAAGCACAATCGTATCAACAAGTGTCAACTAAATAAGCAGAGCATGTCGAAATTACTAACATAAGCAAAGTGGCACAAAGCAATGAATGTTGCAGTAGTATATTGCAATAGCTTTCAACTATTCATACCTTGGTTATTGACGGAATCAGGAACCATTTTCTAGCCTGAGGTGTGGGCAAAGGCAGTGAAGCGCAGGTCTTTGCACGGCATAGTTCACACTCCCGTACCTTGGTTCGTGATGAGATCAAAGAGATTGTTAATGGAGCTGTTCATGAGGCCGGTGTACCCTAGTTCTTGCACTCCCTTACCCTTTTGCCGGTTGTCGTGGGGGTGGCCGGAGTCCACTACGGTGACCGCCGCCGCAGGGAGACCTCGGGAGACAGAGGCGAAGAGGGCACCGAACCTAATCCGACCGTAGATATCGGCGGCGGTCTAGCAAAGCAGCGTGGTTGGCATTTgttaaaccctagccgccacgaaATAGTTTTCCCCAGCCGGTTCCACACGGTCGTTTGTTTAGTAGGCCTTTAGATGGGCTTTGGTGAGTAAATAAGAAACACAAAAATCACGtacctctatagcgacccaccatcagtcacacacttacccctatagcgaccgaccataagtcgttaaatttctagacttttagtgaCCCACAGACCGTCGCTATAAACGTATTTAGCGACCAATCGTCGGTCcataacttttagcgaccaaccgtcggtccctaataagggtcgctaaagatcaaccgtcgtgtagtgccaCACGCACATCACCGTCCCAAGACGACTCTAtcatagccaacacccagtcaTGGCTCAACCTCGCCTAGCCGCCCACAAACCCTGGGTTCTGACCGCTCGGGTCCCCAACCCAAAACATATCCACCTCGGACGACTACCAGGCCAGCCAGTGGGATTAGGCTAAGGCTTGCCCATACAAGCTCATGTGGTCGCACTGGAAATAAGTTAGGTGAGATGGCACCCCAACACACAGTCCTTATGGTTCACCAGAGCAGCCACCAACCAAAACTAGTAAACCCGAGATGTCACCATGACAACTCGGTCTCAAGTCTACCACCATGGTAGCGCATGCACCAACACTTACCCTACTGCTCTGGTTTCATTCCCGTCCAGTTTCATCCAAGTGTCAAGGTATCAAATATTTATGCAATTAACATGCATCAAGGCATCAGCCAAAGGTTTCTCTCATTCCCTCAGTATTAGGTGTATCATTTCATGTCACTCCTAAGTCTAGCAAATTTTATGTTTTTCCTCACCTAGGAACAAACACCGTCAGCGTAAGAGGTCGAGCTCCAACAGTCGCCAACGAGCACGCGTACAATAGGCAATCACACAACAAGTATAAATATGAGTACATTGTGTTTTTTAATAAATATGCATAGTttaatttttagaaaataataataataataatgataatGTGAATGGTTTGATTTTAGAAAAACTTTGGAAAAAATATACCAACACTAGGAATTGAACACTGGCAATGGCATTTATCTAAGTAGTAGCTTGCCAACACGCTACTCTTCTGTCTGTGTTATTTTAGATGCGTGAAATTATAAAACTGGTACTGGTCGGAGAATACAaggcttcatcttcttcctctctctCTGTTCCCTCACGGCGACCATCGGGAGTTCAAAATCCAGCCACAAGGGAGGTGAGGGGGGTTGCTGGGGAGAGGGGAGAAGTGCCTCCAACCTGTAGCAGGTCTGGTTGGGGCGAGGTTTTGAGGAACGGGTCGACGGGCGAGCTGCTGTGTGGGAGGTGCGGCCATGGCGGACTGGGCTCGACGACGGCTCAAACAGCAAGGGAAACGATGATGGGCTGGTGGAGGATACTCCGGAGGTGGAGGAGGCGCTTACCTATGGCTCGGCTGGCCTTCCGGGGTGCTGCAACGGCAAGACGACGGACGGCCGCGGCGAACCAGCTCACGACGGAGGACTGGTGGTGGCTCAGCTCGGGAAGATGCACGGCGTCGAGGGGTAGCTCGAGCCCCTTCTTACAGGCGGTCGCGGCTCAATGGTGCACATGGCGTGCGACGACTGTGCAAGCACGCGCGGCGCGGTGGAGTTGGCTTTGCATTCCTGGGCGCTTCGGGCTGGTGCTGAGATGACGTCGAGGGCGTGGCACAGCAATCTAGGTGGTCGAGTTTGACTGTCGCGACGCGAGCGGTGTGATGCGGGAGAGAATCGCGGCGACACATCACATCGGCGTTTGTCCGTGGCTCAATATGGCTCGTGGTGTAGCAGCGGCGAGGATGGCGGCGTTGACTGCGGCACGGCGTGCAGCCGTGGTGCTCTGATGCTTGCTCCAAGGC contains these protein-coding regions:
- the LOC103632748 gene encoding eukaryotic translation initiation factor 3 subunit E; the protein is MHWALFIFFNHENGRNGIIDLFFQDRYLNAIQTNAHHLIRYLATAVVVNKRRRNMLEELIKVIQQEHHSYKDPVTEFLECLYVNYDFDGAQQKLIECEQGSGQRKLVP